Proteins encoded by one window of Emticicia oligotrophica DSM 17448:
- the uvrB gene encoding excinuclease ABC subunit UvrB codes for MQYKLTSEYKPTGDQPQAIAKLVDGIKRGERSQVLLGVTGSGKTFTVANVIAQLDRPVLILSHNKTLAAQLYGEFKGFFPDNAVEYFISYYDYYQPEAYIATTNTYIEKDLLINEEIDKLRLSAVSSLMSGRRDVVVVASVSCIYGAGNPIEMKRSIMQVGVGQIISRNQFLYRLVEILYSRTEGDFLRGNFRVKGDTVDLYPSYADFAFRFIFFGDEIEEIQRIDPSNGKKLSSEKQVAIFPANLFVTGRDVMNNAIHQIQDELVKQVKYFESDGRLLEAQRIQERTEFDLEMMRELGYCSGIENYSRYFDNRNPGQRPFCLLDYFPEDYVMIVDESHVSMPQIRAMWGGDRSRKESLVEYGFRLPSAMDNRPLKFQEFEDLVGQTIYVSATPADYEIRRSEGVIVEQIIRPTGLLDPEIEVRPSINQIDDLLEEIHLRVQRKERVLITTLTKRMAEELSKYLDKVGIKGRYIHSEVKTFDRVEILRELRLGVFDVLVGVNLLREGLDLPEVSLVAIMDADKEGFLRDIRSLIQTIGRAARNENGKVLMYADTITGSMQKAIDETNRRRAIQMEYNADHGIVPKTILKSKEAIMEQTSIADSKATTKMYYMEPEVQIAADPIVGYMSKPQLEKLIEETQRKMERAAKDLDFLEAARYRDEIVQLREKIKSTPQ; via the coding sequence ATGCAATATAAGCTAACATCTGAATACAAACCTACGGGCGACCAACCGCAGGCAATTGCCAAACTCGTAGATGGTATCAAACGTGGCGAACGCTCACAAGTACTTCTTGGCGTTACGGGTTCAGGAAAAACCTTTACGGTAGCCAATGTTATTGCACAACTTGATCGACCTGTACTTATTTTAAGTCATAACAAAACCTTGGCAGCTCAGCTTTATGGCGAATTTAAAGGCTTTTTTCCTGATAATGCAGTAGAATACTTCATTTCTTATTATGATTACTACCAACCAGAAGCTTATATTGCCACCACCAATACATATATAGAAAAAGACCTTTTAATTAATGAAGAAATTGATAAACTAAGACTCTCGGCAGTTTCTTCATTGATGTCGGGCCGAAGAGATGTGGTTGTTGTGGCCTCAGTTTCTTGTATTTATGGTGCAGGAAATCCAATAGAAATGAAGCGTAGTATCATGCAAGTAGGTGTAGGGCAAATCATTAGTCGCAATCAATTTCTTTATCGTTTAGTTGAAATTTTGTATTCTCGTACAGAAGGTGATTTTTTGCGTGGAAATTTTAGAGTAAAAGGCGATACTGTTGACCTTTACCCAAGCTACGCCGATTTTGCGTTTAGATTTATTTTCTTTGGTGATGAAATAGAGGAAATTCAACGTATCGACCCTTCAAATGGCAAGAAGTTAAGTTCAGAAAAACAAGTAGCTATTTTCCCAGCAAATTTATTTGTAACGGGTAGAGATGTCATGAATAATGCCATTCATCAAATTCAAGATGAATTGGTAAAACAAGTAAAGTATTTCGAATCTGATGGCCGTTTACTTGAAGCCCAACGTATTCAAGAACGCACAGAATTCGACCTTGAAATGATGCGAGAATTGGGTTATTGCTCAGGTATTGAAAATTACTCTCGCTATTTTGATAATCGTAACCCCGGTCAAAGGCCATTCTGTTTATTAGATTATTTTCCGGAAGACTACGTAATGATTGTCGATGAAAGTCACGTATCAATGCCACAAATTAGAGCCATGTGGGGCGGCGACCGCTCCCGCAAGGAATCTTTAGTAGAATATGGTTTCCGTTTGCCTTCAGCGATGGATAATCGACCACTCAAATTTCAAGAATTTGAAGATTTGGTGGGGCAAACCATTTATGTGAGTGCCACACCAGCCGACTATGAGATTCGTAGAAGTGAAGGCGTAATTGTCGAACAAATCATTCGTCCAACTGGTCTTCTTGACCCCGAAATCGAGGTACGTCCGAGTATTAATCAAATTGATGATTTACTTGAGGAAATTCACCTACGTGTGCAACGAAAAGAGCGTGTGCTTATCACGACGCTAACCAAACGTATGGCCGAAGAATTAAGTAAATACCTCGATAAAGTAGGTATCAAAGGCCGATATATTCACTCAGAAGTAAAAACTTTCGACCGTGTAGAAATCTTGCGTGAACTTCGTTTAGGCGTTTTTGATGTTTTGGTTGGAGTAAACCTTTTGCGTGAAGGCCTTGATTTACCTGAGGTTTCGCTTGTAGCCATTATGGATGCTGATAAAGAAGGTTTCTTACGTGATATTCGTTCTTTGATTCAAACCATTGGTCGTGCAGCTCGTAATGAAAATGGTAAAGTTTTGATGTATGCTGATACCATTACGGGTTCAATGCAGAAAGCCATTGACGAAACCAATCGACGCCGAGCTATTCAAATGGAATATAATGCCGACCACGGAATTGTACCGAAAACTATTTTGAAATCGAAAGAAGCCATTATGGAACAAACCTCGATTGCCGATAGCAAAGCTACAACCAAAATGTATTATATGGAGCCTGAGGTACAAATTGCGGCCGACCCAATTGTTGGCTATATGAGCAAACCTCAACTCGAAAAACTGATTGAAGAAACGCAACGAAAAATGGAACGTGCCGCCAAAGACCTCGATTTCTTGGAAGCTGCTCGATACAGAGACGAAATTGTGCAATTGCGTGAAAAAATTAAAAGCACTCCTCAATAA
- a CDS encoding glycoside hydrolase, which produces MKKIFLILSLYAQITFAQKLNIDAQTTFQTMHSFGASDCWSIQMVGKNYPLAKREKIADLLFSKELDKNGNPKGIGLSMWRFNVGAGSTEQGIDSKITNEWRRAECFLENGQYNWNKQQGQQWFLEAAKRRGVDYTLGFLNSAPVSMTKNGLAIGSGKLGEWNFDKTKIDNFTDFLTKVSEKFKFDYISPFNEPQWDWGPKSKSGFGSQEGTPINNDDLAWAVRKLNLKLNESKLKTKIVLTEGAQIDYLYKSNTNRSSFGQDNQIEDFFLETSKNYLGNLNSVEKIICGHSYFTTSPTKELISKRQELSAKIQQQKINYWQSEYCVLGDNAGEIEGGGQDLSMKTALYVAKVIHADLVYANASAWHWWLSVSANDYKDGLIYVSNNGVKDENDSNKFDGEVYESKLLWALGNFSRFIRPQMQRIKVEIENKDLMVSGFKNDKQMIIVVVNASQNQQIELPNLPKNRKIDAYITSKDKNLAHSQLKDKTIEIPAESVVTLVMNL; this is translated from the coding sequence ATGAAAAAAATATTCCTCATTTTAAGCTTATACGCACAAATTACCTTCGCTCAAAAACTAAACATTGATGCCCAAACTACCTTTCAAACCATGCACAGTTTTGGTGCTTCTGATTGTTGGTCGATTCAAATGGTTGGCAAAAATTATCCTTTAGCCAAACGAGAAAAAATAGCCGATTTATTATTTAGTAAAGAATTAGATAAAAATGGAAATCCGAAGGGAATTGGTCTTTCGATGTGGCGATTTAATGTTGGGGCAGGAAGCACAGAACAAGGAATTGATAGTAAGATTACGAATGAGTGGCGAAGAGCCGAATGTTTTCTGGAAAACGGACAATACAACTGGAATAAACAACAAGGTCAGCAATGGTTTTTGGAAGCAGCCAAGCGTAGAGGCGTAGATTATACGCTGGGTTTTCTGAATTCTGCTCCCGTTTCGATGACCAAAAATGGTTTGGCTATTGGGAGTGGCAAGTTGGGAGAATGGAATTTTGATAAAACAAAAATTGATAATTTCACTGATTTTCTGACCAAGGTTTCGGAGAAATTTAAGTTCGACTACATTAGCCCATTTAATGAACCACAATGGGATTGGGGGCCTAAATCTAAATCGGGGTTTGGCTCGCAAGAAGGTACGCCTATCAACAATGATGATTTGGCTTGGGCAGTAAGAAAATTGAATTTAAAGCTAAATGAAAGTAAACTCAAAACTAAAATTGTTCTGACAGAAGGTGCACAGATAGATTATTTATATAAGTCAAATACCAATAGAAGTTCGTTTGGGCAAGATAATCAGATAGAAGATTTTTTCTTGGAAACAAGCAAAAACTACCTTGGAAATTTAAACTCGGTTGAAAAAATTATCTGTGGGCACAGTTATTTTACCACTTCGCCCACCAAAGAACTGATTAGTAAACGCCAAGAATTATCGGCTAAAATTCAGCAACAAAAAATCAATTATTGGCAATCGGAATATTGTGTTTTAGGCGATAATGCTGGTGAAATAGAAGGAGGAGGGCAAGATTTAAGCATGAAAACTGCACTTTATGTAGCCAAAGTTATTCATGCTGATTTGGTGTATGCCAATGCTTCGGCTTGGCATTGGTGGCTTTCGGTGAGTGCCAATGATTATAAAGATGGGTTGATTTACGTTTCAAACAATGGTGTGAAAGATGAAAACGATTCGAATAAGTTTGATGGCGAAGTTTATGAGTCGAAGTTGCTTTGGGCATTGGGTAATTTTTCAAGATTTATTAGACCTCAAATGCAGCGAATAAAAGTTGAAATAGAAAATAAAGATTTGATGGTTTCGGGCTTTAAGAATGACAAACAGATGATTATTGTAGTGGTTAATGCTTCTCAAAATCAACAAATTGAATTACCCAATTTACCTAAAAATCGAAAAATAGATGCTTATATTACTTCTAAAGATAAGAATTTAGCTCATAGCCAATTAAAAGATAAAACGATTGAAATACCCGCAGAATCGGTGGTTACTTTGGTGATGAACTTATGA
- a CDS encoding HU family DNA-binding protein, producing MTKAEVIVAIADKTGVDKASVSTTIESFFEIVKDTLAKGDAVYVRGFGSFVNKHRAAKKARNISAKTTVMVPAHSVPGFKPSKEFTEQVKASVK from the coding sequence GTGACTAAAGCAGAAGTTATCGTTGCAATTGCCGACAAAACTGGCGTGGACAAAGCGAGTGTATCCACAACAATTGAATCTTTTTTTGAAATCGTTAAAGACACATTAGCTAAAGGCGATGCAGTTTATGTGAGAGGTTTCGGAAGCTTCGTAAATAAACACAGAGCTGCAAAAAAAGCTCGTAATATTTCGGCTAAAACAACCGTAATGGTTCCAGCTCATTCAGTACCTGGTTTTAAACCATCGAAAGAATTTACTGAACAAGTAAAAGCATCGGTAAAATAA
- a CDS encoding alpha/beta hydrolase, whose product MKNLLLLTALLAFGGNQLQAQNDIESTKNIVYAQDGEKKLQLDIYKPKTFKEPKLIIWIHGGAWHSGNKENPPLGLLPFGYALASIDFHASTEKPFPANVHDIKAAIRFLRANANKFGYKADKIIVWGSSSGGHLAALVATTNNNAALEGNLGDFTQTSSVVQGCIDFFGPTNFLTILNQSTPHGLNVRLPALAILLGKPLDQANELAKLASPVYQVDANDPPLFIVHGEQDIQVPINQSIELLSAYKAKNLKVQIEFIPNAGHSDPAYSKPELMEKIAQFLKENNL is encoded by the coding sequence ATGAAAAACCTTTTACTACTTACAGCACTATTAGCCTTTGGGGGTAATCAATTACAAGCCCAAAACGATATTGAAAGCACTAAAAATATTGTCTATGCCCAAGATGGAGAGAAAAAACTTCAACTTGATATTTATAAGCCTAAAACCTTCAAAGAACCTAAGTTAATTATTTGGATACATGGGGGTGCGTGGCATTCGGGCAATAAAGAAAATCCACCTTTGGGGCTTTTGCCATTTGGATATGCCTTAGCAAGCATAGATTTTCATGCCAGTACTGAAAAGCCTTTTCCTGCTAATGTACATGATATTAAAGCTGCGATTCGTTTTTTAAGAGCCAATGCCAATAAATTTGGATACAAAGCCGATAAAATTATTGTTTGGGGAAGTTCATCGGGTGGACATTTGGCGGCTTTGGTAGCCACAACCAACAATAACGCTGCATTAGAAGGCAATCTTGGAGATTTTACCCAAACATCCTCTGTTGTTCAGGGTTGTATTGACTTTTTCGGGCCTACTAATTTTTTGACAATTCTCAATCAATCCACACCCCATGGCTTGAATGTACGTTTACCCGCTTTAGCTATTTTACTCGGAAAACCACTAGATCAAGCCAATGAATTAGCCAAATTGGCAAGTCCTGTCTATCAGGTTGATGCCAACGACCCGCCACTTTTTATAGTTCATGGCGAGCAGGATATTCAAGTACCAATCAATCAATCTATTGAATTATTGAGTGCTTATAAGGCCAAAAATCTGAAAGTTCAAATTGAGTTTATTCCGAATGCTGGCCACTCTGACCCAGCCTATAGCAAGCCTGAATTGATGGAAAAAATTGCTCAATTTTTAAAGGAAAACAATTTGTAA
- a CDS encoding putative toxin-antitoxin system toxin component, PIN family: MSEQRKFIIDTNTLLSAVLSGTTTALAHQKALQIGVLLASDETFAELSDVLFRSKFDKYLSDEKRWQWLSNFRKMALWVDVKNHVNDCRDPKDNKFLSLALAANATLIISGDQDLLTLHPYKNIPIITARQFIDDYPF, translated from the coding sequence GTGAGCGAACAGCGGAAGTTTATCATTGATACAAATACCTTACTGAGTGCAGTCTTATCGGGTACTACAACTGCCTTAGCCCACCAAAAAGCTCTGCAAATAGGTGTACTACTTGCTTCTGATGAAACTTTTGCCGAGTTATCTGACGTGCTTTTTCGGAGTAAGTTTGATAAATACTTGTCTGATGAAAAGCGTTGGCAATGGTTATCTAATTTTCGAAAAATGGCTCTGTGGGTTGATGTAAAAAATCATGTAAATGATTGTCGAGACCCCAAAGACAATAAGTTCCTTTCGCTTGCATTAGCCGCTAATGCCACGCTTATCATAAGTGGCGACCAAGATTTATTGACCTTACATCCTTATAAAAATATACCGATTATTACCGCAAGGCAATTTATAGATGATTATCCTTTTTGA
- the mutY gene encoding A/G-specific adenine glycosylase: protein MERSSFSEKLIGWYSQNKRNLPWRNTKNPYLIWLSEVILQQTRVVQGLPYYEKFAEKYPTVVDLANADEQEVLRLWQGLGYYSRARNMHTTAKIIVAKCNGVFPNNYHDLLKLKGIGPYTAAAIASFAFDERVAVVDGNVFRVLARVFGIETDIASHEAKKIFGELANELISVKNPSTHNQAIMEFGATHCTPANPDCMFCIFADSCVANATGKQQILPIKSKKVKVKNRYFDYFMIEQDGKVLMRQRLGGDIWAGLYDFYLLENEESLIDLEDIKDTFVQNILKSGMIKSSSEPMKHILTHQRIEARFWHVVANIKETLPQGFEFYSKDEIENLPKPILIDNYLKNR, encoded by the coding sequence TTGGAAAGGAGCAGTTTCTCAGAAAAATTAATAGGTTGGTACAGCCAAAACAAGCGAAATCTACCGTGGAGAAATACCAAAAATCCGTATTTGATTTGGCTATCAGAGGTAATATTGCAACAAACACGAGTAGTTCAGGGTTTACCTTACTACGAAAAATTTGCAGAAAAATATCCGACAGTAGTTGATTTAGCTAATGCTGATGAACAAGAAGTACTAAGGCTTTGGCAAGGGCTTGGGTATTATTCGAGGGCAAGAAATATGCACACAACGGCTAAAATTATTGTTGCAAAATGTAATGGCGTTTTTCCGAATAATTACCATGATTTACTTAAACTAAAAGGTATTGGACCTTATACCGCAGCTGCTATTGCTTCGTTTGCTTTCGATGAGCGAGTGGCGGTGGTTGATGGAAATGTCTTTAGGGTCTTGGCAAGGGTTTTTGGAATAGAAACCGATATTGCGAGTCATGAAGCTAAAAAGATTTTTGGCGAATTAGCTAATGAGTTGATTTCGGTAAAAAATCCGAGTACGCATAATCAGGCAATTATGGAGTTTGGGGCTACGCATTGTACGCCTGCGAATCCTGACTGTATGTTTTGCATTTTTGCAGATAGCTGCGTGGCGAATGCTACTGGAAAGCAGCAGATTTTGCCTATAAAGTCGAAAAAAGTAAAAGTGAAAAATCGTTATTTCGATTATTTCATGATTGAACAAGACGGCAAAGTTTTGATGCGTCAGCGTTTAGGCGGTGATATTTGGGCGGGGCTTTATGATTTTTATTTGCTTGAAAATGAAGAAAGCTTAATTGATTTAGAGGATATTAAAGATACTTTCGTACAAAATATTTTAAAAAGTGGAATGATAAAGTCTTCCTCTGAACCTATGAAGCATATTCTTACTCACCAAAGAATTGAGGCGAGATTTTGGCATGTTGTAGCAAATATAAAAGAAACACTACCGCAGGGTTTTGAGTTTTACTCAAAGGATGAAATAGAAAATTTACCTAAACCAATTTTGATTGACAACTATCTGAAAAACAGATAA
- a CDS encoding helix-turn-helix domain-containing protein, whose translation MKKTIYTEQRKFLSARLIEARENAGLSQQEVAKTEIISQSEISKIENGQRRVEFLLLLELAKLYSKGLDFFTPNENP comes from the coding sequence ATGAAAAAAACTATTTATACAGAGCAAAGAAAATTTTTATCAGCAAGATTGATAGAAGCACGTGAAAATGCAGGCCTGTCTCAACAAGAAGTAGCTAAGACTGAAATTATATCTCAAAGTGAAATATCGAAAATTGAGAATGGGCAGCGAAGAGTTGAGTTTTTATTACTTTTAGAATTAGCAAAACTATACTCAAAAGGTCTTGATTTTTTTACACCAAATGAAAATCCCTAA
- the ssb gene encoding single-stranded DNA-binding protein yields MAGVNKVILLGNLGSDPEVRTLPSGGKVVTFSIATSESYNNKNGERVEQTEWHRIELWDNLANIAEQYLKKGDTAYVEGRIRSEKWTDKDGIERTTVKIRGNALQLVGGRRGDAAADSGGQSYSSGSSSSNNYAPKSAPVPTPPPVEMAGGDDDLPF; encoded by the coding sequence ATGGCTGGAGTAAACAAAGTGATTTTATTGGGTAATTTGGGCTCAGACCCCGAAGTTCGCACCCTTCCGAGTGGGGGTAAAGTAGTAACTTTTAGTATCGCTACTTCTGAAAGTTATAATAATAAAAACGGCGAACGTGTAGAACAAACTGAGTGGCACAGAATTGAACTATGGGATAACCTAGCAAATATTGCCGAACAATACTTGAAAAAAGGTGATACCGCCTATGTGGAAGGACGAATTAGAAGTGAAAAATGGACGGATAAAGATGGTATTGAGCGTACAACTGTAAAGATTAGAGGAAATGCCTTACAATTAGTAGGTGGACGCCGTGGTGATGCTGCTGCCGATTCAGGTGGACAATCATATAGTAGCGGTAGCAGCAGTTCTAATAACTATGCTCCTAAATCAGCTCCAGTACCAACACCTCCGCCAGTAGAAATGGCAGGTGGCGATGATGATTTGCCATTCTAA
- a CDS encoding glycoside hydrolase family 43 protein, producing the protein MNSIVKFTLAFLLTFSFTQSLTAQTPKTTSGNPIFEGWYADPEGVILNKEFWVFPTFSAKYKDQVFLDAFSSKDMVNWTKHPRIIDTSAIKWANKAMWAPSIVKKDNKYFLFFSANDIQSSERKGFGPNNPDKDDKIGGIGIGVASRPEGPYKDYLGKPLINQFYNKAQPIDQYVFQDKDKQYYIIYGGWGRCNITKLNKDFTALVPYENGDLVKEITPKGYVEGPTMFIRKGKYYLMWSEGGWTNGTYKVAYGVSDNIFGPFEKKSTILVADEAVATGAGHHSVINIPNTDDWYIVYHRRPIPNLDRDHRVVCIDRMYFNEDGSIKDVKMTFEGVGKVKLK; encoded by the coding sequence ATGAATTCAATAGTAAAATTTACGCTTGCTTTTTTGCTCACGTTTTCTTTCACCCAATCCCTCACCGCCCAAACCCCAAAAACCACTTCTGGAAATCCAATCTTTGAGGGTTGGTACGCCGACCCCGAAGGTGTGATTCTGAACAAAGAATTTTGGGTTTTCCCGACATTCTCGGCCAAATATAAAGACCAAGTTTTTTTAGATGCTTTTTCTTCAAAAGACATGGTAAACTGGACAAAACACCCACGAATCATTGATACTTCGGCCATAAAATGGGCAAATAAGGCAATGTGGGCTCCGTCTATCGTAAAAAAAGACAACAAATATTTTCTGTTTTTCTCAGCCAATGATATTCAGAGTTCGGAGCGTAAAGGCTTCGGGCCGAATAATCCTGACAAAGATGATAAAATCGGGGGCATTGGTATTGGCGTGGCGTCTCGTCCCGAAGGGCCTTACAAAGATTATCTCGGCAAGCCGCTCATCAATCAATTTTATAACAAAGCCCAGCCAATTGACCAGTATGTTTTTCAAGATAAAGACAAGCAATATTATATCATCTACGGCGGTTGGGGACGCTGCAATATTACCAAACTCAACAAAGATTTCACGGCTTTAGTACCGTACGAAAATGGAGATTTGGTGAAAGAAATCACACCCAAAGGCTACGTAGAAGGTCCAACGATGTTTATCCGCAAAGGAAAATACTACTTGATGTGGTCGGAAGGTGGTTGGACAAATGGCACTTATAAAGTTGCTTATGGGGTCTCGGACAATATTTTTGGGCCATTCGAGAAAAAATCTACCATTTTGGTGGCCGACGAAGCAGTGGCAACGGGTGCGGGGCATCATTCGGTGATTAATATTCCGAATACTGATGACTGGTACATTGTTTATCACCGTCGCCCGATTCCTAATCTTGACCGTGACCACCGAGTAGTGTGCATCGATCGAATGTACTTTAACGAAGATGGAAGTATTAAGGATGTAAAAATGACCTTCGAAGGTGTTGGGAAGGTGAAGTTGAAGTAA
- a CDS encoding HNH endonuclease, whose product MKRNNWTREELLVAFNLYCKIPFSRINYKQPEIINLASKIGRTPSAVAWKLVNFASFDPSLQKRGVKGASNSSKLDKEIFYQFYENWDEMLFESELLLTQYEETTIEKKYDSILIDLSDKKGEVKIREVKIRVNQNLFRQLILSIYQKKCAISGIDISEMLIAGHILPWAEYENERLNPENGICLSSIYDKAFEKGFIGIDENYKILISSELKGNIKKEYYQPFFGRFEGKTINLPDRFLPSKEFLRKHLESKNFK is encoded by the coding sequence ATGAAGAGAAATAACTGGACGAGAGAAGAGCTTTTGGTTGCCTTTAATTTATATTGTAAAATACCATTTTCACGCATTAACTATAAACAACCTGAGATTATTAATTTAGCTTCTAAAATTGGGAGAACTCCATCTGCTGTTGCATGGAAATTAGTTAATTTCGCCAGTTTTGACCCAAGTTTGCAAAAGCGTGGTGTTAAAGGTGCAAGTAATTCAAGTAAATTGGATAAAGAAATATTTTATCAATTTTATGAAAATTGGGACGAGATGCTTTTCGAAAGTGAACTTTTATTAACTCAATATGAAGAAACTACAATAGAAAAAAAATATGATTCTATTTTAATTGATTTATCAGACAAGAAAGGTGAAGTTAAGATTCGAGAAGTAAAAATACGTGTAAATCAGAATTTATTCAGACAACTTATTCTCTCAATTTATCAGAAAAAATGTGCGATTTCGGGTATTGATATTTCAGAAATGTTAATAGCAGGTCATATTTTACCTTGGGCTGAATATGAAAATGAAAGACTCAATCCCGAAAATGGTATTTGCCTCTCCTCAATATATGACAAAGCTTTTGAAAAAGGTTTTATTGGAATTGATGAAAACTATAAAATTTTGATTTCTTCGGAACTCAAAGGAAATATAAAAAAGGAATACTATCAACCATTTTTTGGACGATTTGAGGGCAAAACTATAAACTTACCCGACCGATTTCTTCCAAGTAAAGAATTTTTACGTAAACATTTAGAGTCAAAAAATTTTAAATAA
- a CDS encoding helix-turn-helix domain-containing protein → MDAIKKTFGEIIRQHREEQNLPLRKVAAHLDIDTSTLAKFEKNLRHPNREHITKLAELFTLDEQELLVLYLSDRVAYDLVGETNSEQVLRVAEEKIKYIRSKNTVQGEIKF, encoded by the coding sequence ATGGATGCCATAAAAAAGACGTTTGGCGAAATAATACGGCAGCACCGTGAAGAGCAAAATTTACCTTTGCGTAAAGTAGCGGCACACCTTGATATTGATACCAGTACGCTCGCCAAATTTGAGAAAAATCTCCGCCACCCCAACCGTGAGCATATCACGAAATTGGCCGAGCTGTTTACTTTAGATGAACAAGAACTCTTGGTGCTGTATCTCTCCGACCGAGTGGCCTACGACCTCGTTGGCGAAACCAACTCTGAGCAAGTGCTAAGAGTTGCCGAAGAAAAAATTAAATACATACGCTCTAAAAATACCGTACAGGGGGAAATAAAATTTTAA